The following are encoded together in the Paraburkholderia sp. BL10I2N1 genome:
- a CDS encoding phosphotransferase, translating to MECEGHVKLSPLPVDVSEATAKWLTQALQTYCEGVEIASLKLVDVIYGTATKLRVQLEYNARGNEAGLPRSLIVKGGFVPEYRHLNAYIYEYEARFFEEVQPELPVLVPRAFFSATDHSNGQSIVILEDLAERDVTFCRVQSTLSYAQAAANLDAQARMHAQYWGAPALAAGGKFAWLAEQDPLPEGEAGTYHWGQLKADVFAHYTQLPRGAAIPRQFHDRDWMERALLNLRSFDRLGPMTFLHGDVHLGNLYFERDGTPGFLDWQSYRRGPWAHDFTYFLVSALDIADRPKWERSLLTHYLERLAAYGVATPPSFDEAWDAYRRHLVYGLYFWLVNPVEWQAEINNCAVAPRFAMAALDHDVFELMG from the coding sequence ATGGAATGCGAAGGCCATGTCAAGTTGTCGCCGTTACCGGTGGACGTAAGCGAAGCGACTGCGAAATGGCTGACGCAGGCACTTCAGACCTATTGCGAAGGTGTCGAGATTGCATCGCTGAAACTGGTGGATGTCATCTACGGAACAGCAACCAAGCTTCGCGTTCAACTTGAATACAATGCGCGTGGAAATGAAGCTGGCTTGCCGCGATCTCTGATCGTCAAGGGCGGCTTTGTCCCCGAATATCGGCATCTGAATGCGTATATCTACGAGTACGAGGCGCGCTTTTTCGAGGAAGTGCAGCCTGAATTGCCGGTGCTCGTTCCTCGCGCGTTCTTCTCGGCGACCGATCATTCGAATGGGCAATCGATTGTCATTTTGGAAGATCTTGCGGAACGCGACGTGACGTTCTGCCGTGTACAGAGCACGTTGTCGTACGCGCAGGCTGCCGCAAACCTCGACGCCCAAGCCCGAATGCACGCGCAATACTGGGGTGCGCCCGCTCTCGCTGCAGGCGGTAAGTTTGCCTGGCTGGCGGAACAGGATCCATTGCCGGAAGGGGAGGCCGGCACCTATCATTGGGGGCAATTAAAAGCAGATGTATTCGCCCACTACACCCAGTTGCCGCGAGGGGCGGCGATTCCCAGGCAGTTCCATGACCGTGACTGGATGGAGCGAGCGCTGCTGAATCTGCGTTCGTTCGATCGGCTGGGCCCGATGACCTTTTTACACGGCGATGTGCACTTGGGAAATCTGTATTTCGAGCGCGATGGCACGCCGGGTTTTCTCGATTGGCAATCGTATCGGCGCGGACCATGGGCGCACGATTTCACATACTTTCTCGTGTCCGCACTTGATATCGCCGATCGTCCAAAATGGGAGCGCTCGCTGCTTACGCACTACCTCGAGCGACTCGCCGCATATGGGGTTGCGACACCGCCGTCCTTCGACGAAGCATGGGATGCGTATCGACGGCATCTCGTTTATGGGCTCTACTTCTGGTTGGTGAATCCCGTTGAATGGCAGGCTGAGATCAATAACTGCGCGGTCGCACCTCGTTTCGCGATGGCCGCCCTCGATCACGACGTGTTCGAGTTGATGGGTTAG